In Variovorax sp. J2L1-78, the following are encoded in one genomic region:
- the lnt gene encoding apolipoprotein N-acyltransferase has product MAAAAHAPSRAAFLARIALFVAAGLAQAVAIAAPWNGRPLWWLQLLSLAVLVWQLDVLRADPRPKRWRSAALHGWLFTTAWLCGTFWWLFVSMHTYGGMAAPLAATAVLALAAALALYYAVACGVFVAIAPRHPVGAALVFAALWTLGELLRGSWFTGFPWGAGGYAHVDGPLAVHAAWLGVYGIGAVAAAIAALAVLALRGRTWHGAAALIVVLVAAPYALDLLRDDPDAPSNARGRLGVALLQGNIPQDEKFIPGGGIATALRWYGEQLRDATAPLVITPETALPLLSSQLPPGYLEAIAARYASGTQAAIVGLPVVGMGGASHDFAGYRNSVLGFKPGEAQPYRYDKHHLVPFGEFVPGVFRWFTELMNIPLGDFRSGGLAQAPFVWQGQRIAPNICYEDLFGDEIGANFRNAATAPTILLNVSNIAWFGDTVAIDQHLAISRMRALEFERPMVRSTNTGATVVIDHRGRVTDALPRLTRGVLTAEVEGRAGLTPYAVWVSRLGLWPLWGLSLLAVVAAVWQRRRDQRGR; this is encoded by the coding sequence ATGGCCGCGGCGGCCCACGCGCCTTCGCGTGCCGCCTTCCTCGCGCGCATCGCGCTCTTCGTGGCGGCGGGCCTGGCGCAGGCCGTCGCCATCGCGGCGCCGTGGAACGGCCGGCCACTGTGGTGGCTGCAGCTGCTGTCGCTGGCGGTGCTGGTGTGGCAGCTCGACGTGCTGCGCGCCGACCCCCGGCCGAAGCGCTGGCGCAGCGCTGCACTGCATGGCTGGCTCTTCACCACCGCCTGGCTCTGCGGCACCTTCTGGTGGCTCTTCGTCTCGATGCACACCTACGGAGGGATGGCGGCGCCCCTCGCGGCCACCGCGGTGCTGGCCCTGGCGGCGGCGCTCGCGCTGTACTACGCGGTGGCCTGCGGCGTGTTCGTGGCGATCGCGCCGCGACATCCGGTGGGCGCGGCTCTCGTGTTCGCCGCGCTCTGGACGCTGGGTGAGCTGCTACGCGGGAGCTGGTTCACCGGCTTTCCCTGGGGTGCGGGCGGCTATGCGCATGTCGACGGCCCGCTGGCCGTGCATGCCGCCTGGCTGGGCGTGTACGGCATCGGCGCGGTCGCAGCCGCCATCGCGGCGCTGGCCGTGCTGGCGCTGCGTGGCCGAACGTGGCACGGCGCCGCGGCGCTGATCGTCGTGCTGGTCGCGGCGCCCTATGCGCTCGATCTGCTGCGCGACGACCCCGATGCGCCGTCCAACGCGCGCGGCAGGCTGGGCGTCGCGCTGCTGCAAGGCAACATCCCGCAGGACGAGAAGTTCATCCCCGGCGGCGGCATCGCCACCGCGCTGCGCTGGTACGGCGAGCAACTGCGCGACGCCACCGCGCCGCTGGTCATCACGCCCGAGACCGCGCTGCCGTTGCTGTCGTCCCAACTGCCGCCGGGCTACCTCGAAGCCATCGCGGCGCGCTACGCGAGCGGCACGCAGGCGGCCATCGTCGGGCTGCCGGTGGTCGGCATGGGCGGGGCAAGCCACGACTTCGCCGGCTACCGGAATTCGGTGCTCGGCTTCAAGCCGGGCGAGGCGCAGCCGTACCGCTACGACAAGCACCACCTCGTGCCCTTCGGCGAATTCGTGCCGGGCGTGTTCCGCTGGTTCACCGAGCTGATGAACATCCCGCTGGGCGACTTCCGCAGCGGCGGGCTGGCGCAGGCGCCCTTCGTCTGGCAGGGCCAGCGCATCGCGCCGAACATCTGCTACGAGGACTTGTTCGGCGACGAGATCGGCGCGAACTTCCGCAACGCGGCGACGGCGCCGACGATCCTGCTCAACGTCAGCAACATCGCGTGGTTCGGCGATACCGTCGCCATCGACCAGCACCTGGCCATCTCGCGCATGCGGGCCCTCGAATTCGAGCGGCCGATGGTGCGTTCGACCAACACCGGCGCCACCGTCGTCATCGACCACCGTGGCCGCGTGACCGATGCGCTGCCGCGCCTGACGCGCGGGGTGCTCACCGCCGAGGTCGAAGGCCGGGCGGGCCTCACGCCCTATGCGGTGTGGGTCTCGCGCCTCGGGCTGTGGCCGTTGTGGGGCCTGTCGCTGCTGGCGGTGGTTGCCGCCGTGTGGCAGCGCCGGCGCGATCAGCGCGGCAGGTAG